From the genome of Terriglobales bacterium, one region includes:
- the hisS gene encoding histidine--tRNA ligase: MIKAIRGTRDLLPPETVLWNFVEAAARDVFRQYNFQEIRTPIFEATELFARGVGEDTDIVSKEMYTFEDRTRADSDKGQSLTLRPENTAGVVRAYIEHNLGERGLNKLFYIGPQFRRERPQKGRYRQFYQIGAEVIGPPTAGSESPARDAEILEMLAVLLDRLGVANWTLLLNSVGCFDDRQRYNQALRKALEPVIGQMCEDCQRRAATNPLRVFDCKVPEDQPIIDKLPRISQYLDEPCREHFAEVQAILMAVGVPFVLNDRLVRGLDYYTRTAFEFTHGALGAQNAILGGGRYDGLSEALGGPKAPGIGFAIGEDRLVLSLQESADAVVKKPDAYVAPLGAGMNRPAAGLARELRQHDLIIELGDESFRLKKSLETATKVGARFAIIVGENEIASGVFPLKDQTSGEQVKVQRADLAARIQAAR; the protein is encoded by the coding sequence ATGATCAAAGCCATTCGAGGAACCCGCGACCTGCTGCCGCCGGAGACGGTACTGTGGAACTTCGTAGAGGCGGCGGCCCGCGACGTCTTCCGACAATACAATTTTCAGGAAATCCGCACCCCGATTTTCGAAGCGACCGAGCTCTTCGCGCGCGGCGTAGGCGAAGATACCGACATCGTTTCGAAGGAGATGTACACCTTTGAAGACCGCACTCGCGCTGACAGCGATAAAGGCCAGTCGCTGACTCTGCGCCCGGAAAATACGGCTGGCGTGGTCCGCGCGTACATCGAGCACAATCTGGGGGAGCGCGGCCTGAACAAGCTCTTCTACATTGGTCCGCAGTTCCGCCGCGAGCGCCCGCAGAAGGGCCGCTACCGCCAGTTCTATCAGATCGGAGCGGAGGTGATCGGTCCCCCAACCGCAGGAAGCGAGTCCCCCGCACGTGATGCCGAGATCCTGGAGATGCTCGCCGTGCTGCTGGACCGCCTGGGCGTGGCGAACTGGACATTGCTGCTCAATTCTGTGGGCTGCTTCGACGATCGCCAACGCTACAACCAGGCCTTGCGCAAGGCGCTCGAACCTGTGATCGGCCAGATGTGCGAGGACTGCCAGCGGCGGGCGGCGACCAATCCGCTGCGCGTCTTTGACTGCAAAGTGCCGGAGGATCAGCCGATCATCGACAAGCTGCCACGCATCAGTCAATACCTGGATGAACCGTGCCGCGAGCACTTCGCCGAGGTACAAGCGATCCTGATGGCGGTCGGTGTGCCCTTCGTGTTGAACGATCGCCTGGTGCGCGGGCTCGACTATTACACTCGCACCGCATTTGAATTCACCCACGGCGCGCTCGGCGCACAGAATGCGATCCTTGGCGGTGGCCGCTATGATGGCTTGTCGGAGGCCTTGGGAGGCCCGAAGGCTCCGGGCATCGGCTTCGCCATCGGTGAGGACCGGCTGGTGCTGTCGCTGCAGGAATCGGCCGACGCGGTGGTCAAGAAGCCGGATGCCTATGTTGCGCCACTTGGCGCCGGGATGAATCGTCCGGCGGCAGGACTGGCGCGAGAGCTGCGGCAGCACGACTTGATCATCGAACTCGGCGACGAAAGCTTTCGCCTGAAGAAGTCATTGGAGACGGCGACGAAGGTGGGGGCGCGCTTCGCCATCATTGTGGGTGAAAACGAGATTGCCTCGGGCGTGTTTCCGCTGAAGGACCAAACCAGCGGCGAGCAGGTAAAGGTTCAGCGTGCAGACCTGGCAGCAAGAATACAGGCTGCAAGATAA
- a CDS encoding gamma carbonic anhydrase family protein, which yields MIRPYQGVLPKIPASAYVDESAQVIGDVELGESASVWMNAVVRGDVNYIRIGANSNIQDCSVLHGMLDEWPVVVGDWVTVGHSVTLHGCVVEDRCLIGMGAIVLNGARIGTGSIVAAGTLIPEKMIIDPGSLVMGSPGKVRRKLKEQEQETILQYARRYLGYRESYLRERNTVPVKADG from the coding sequence ATGATCCGTCCCTATCAGGGAGTGTTGCCCAAGATTCCTGCGTCGGCTTACGTCGACGAGTCGGCGCAGGTGATCGGTGATGTCGAGTTGGGTGAAAGCGCCAGCGTGTGGATGAATGCCGTAGTCCGCGGTGACGTGAATTACATCCGTATCGGCGCAAACTCGAACATTCAGGATTGCAGCGTACTGCATGGCATGCTGGACGAGTGGCCAGTGGTGGTGGGAGATTGGGTAACCGTCGGCCACTCGGTGACCCTTCACGGCTGCGTAGTGGAAGATCGCTGCCTGATCGGGATGGGGGCGATCGTTTTGAACGGCGCTCGCATCGGCACAGGATCGATCGTCGCGGCCGGCACCCTCATCCCGGAGAAGATGATCATTGATCCCGGCTCGCTGGTCATGGGATCCCCCGGTAAAGTACGCCGCAAGCTGAAGGAGCAGGAGCAGGAGACGATTTTGCAATACGCGCGGCGCTATCTGGGATATCGGGAGTCGTACTTGCGAGAGCGCAACACTGTCCCGGTGAAAGCTGACGGCTGA
- the mutL gene encoding DNA mismatch repair endonuclease MutL, with product MGRIHVLSENVANKIAAGEVVERPASVVKELLENSLDAGARRIRIHVEAGGKKLIQIVDDGYGMVRDDALLAFERHATSKIRTAEDLLNVGTLGFRGEALPSIASVSRLRLETRTAEEPEGTIVEINGGKIARVEGAGLPLGTSISVRDLFFNTPARRKFLKAESTELSHIASLVTHYALAHPEMHFELHTATNELLIASPVANHSERIYQIFGKDTLDQLIPVAAVLPLQRIGLPQPPPWAKRHADEDDGRLAEPGEVRMHGFVSKPEIQKLNRNSIFVFVNGRLIRDRLVQHALTEAYRNILPPTVFPVVLLFLEMPTAEVDVNVHPSKTEVRFRQQSILHDFVRDSARAALMKARPVPQFAAEIRAYPSASTSFSPGRLGTGLETAQAVGEADDFGITSRDVAFALAPPSPPARSQGLGFEDGFDLSANAALPVARLGAQTFGSHIPSRANDDCASSIDLDEGESGQVDLLALASLRPLGQIRDSFILAVNHDGLWIIDQHVAHERVLFEKVLRQRAAERVESQRLLMPMVLELTPSQQAVFTEISEELRRNGFEVDPFGVRTISVKTAPAGVEANDIEGMLHELLEQLQREDQAVNLEQVRGRIAASIACHAAIKINTPLEQNKMEWLLKELAKTECPMSCPHGRPVVLRYSLRDIQRAFKRI from the coding sequence ATGGGCCGCATTCACGTTCTCTCGGAAAACGTGGCCAACAAGATCGCTGCCGGCGAAGTGGTGGAGCGGCCTGCCTCGGTGGTCAAGGAGTTGCTGGAGAACTCCCTGGATGCGGGCGCACGCCGCATACGAATTCACGTCGAGGCCGGTGGCAAAAAGCTGATCCAGATCGTAGACGACGGTTACGGCATGGTCCGCGATGACGCGCTGCTGGCCTTCGAGCGCCACGCCACCTCAAAAATTCGCACCGCCGAAGATCTGCTGAATGTGGGCACGCTCGGCTTTCGCGGTGAAGCGCTGCCTTCCATCGCTTCCGTCTCCCGCTTGCGCCTGGAAACAAGAACGGCGGAGGAGCCAGAAGGCACAATTGTTGAGATCAATGGCGGCAAGATTGCCCGCGTAGAAGGAGCCGGGCTCCCGCTGGGAACCTCCATCAGCGTTCGCGACCTCTTCTTCAATACTCCGGCACGGCGCAAATTCCTGAAGGCGGAGTCCACCGAACTGTCGCATATCGCCTCATTGGTGACACATTACGCTCTGGCCCATCCGGAGATGCACTTCGAGCTGCACACGGCGACCAACGAACTGCTGATTGCTTCGCCGGTTGCAAACCACTCGGAACGCATCTATCAGATCTTCGGCAAGGACACGCTGGATCAGCTGATCCCAGTTGCGGCGGTGCTGCCTCTGCAGCGGATTGGCTTGCCTCAGCCTCCACCCTGGGCAAAGCGTCATGCCGACGAGGATGATGGACGGCTGGCGGAGCCTGGCGAGGTGCGGATGCATGGCTTCGTCTCCAAGCCCGAGATCCAGAAGCTGAATCGGAATTCTATCTTTGTCTTCGTGAACGGCCGGCTGATTCGCGACCGCCTGGTGCAGCACGCGCTCACTGAAGCCTACCGAAATATTCTGCCGCCGACGGTTTTTCCTGTAGTCCTGCTGTTCCTGGAGATGCCTACGGCGGAGGTCGATGTGAATGTCCATCCTTCGAAAACCGAAGTGCGCTTCCGCCAGCAGAGCATCTTGCACGACTTCGTGCGGGATTCGGCACGTGCGGCGCTGATGAAGGCGCGCCCTGTACCTCAGTTCGCTGCGGAAATTCGTGCCTACCCATCGGCTTCGACATCGTTCAGCCCCGGCCGGCTCGGCACCGGCTTGGAAACTGCCCAGGCGGTCGGAGAAGCCGACGATTTCGGGATTACCTCTCGCGACGTTGCTTTTGCCTTAGCGCCACCGTCGCCTCCTGCTCGCAGCCAGGGACTCGGGTTCGAAGACGGCTTTGACCTCAGCGCCAATGCCGCCCTTCCGGTGGCGCGGCTCGGCGCACAGACGTTTGGATCGCATATTCCTTCGCGAGCCAACGACGATTGTGCAAGTTCCATTGACCTTGACGAGGGCGAATCCGGGCAGGTGGATTTGCTGGCCCTCGCATCTCTGCGCCCGCTGGGGCAGATTCGCGATTCCTTCATCCTGGCAGTGAATCACGATGGTCTGTGGATCATCGATCAGCACGTCGCTCATGAGCGCGTGCTCTTCGAGAAGGTTCTTCGGCAGCGTGCCGCGGAGCGCGTCGAAAGCCAGCGCCTGCTGATGCCGATGGTTCTGGAACTCACTCCCAGCCAGCAGGCGGTGTTCACAGAAATTTCTGAGGAATTGCGGCGCAATGGGTTTGAAGTCGATCCCTTCGGAGTGCGAACCATCTCGGTGAAGACGGCGCCCGCGGGCGTCGAGGCCAACGACATCGAAGGTATGCTGCACGAATTGCTGGAGCAGTTGCAGCGTGAGGACCAGGCCGTAAACCTAGAGCAGGTTCGCGGCCGCATTGCCGCATCGATCGCCTGTCATGCAGCCATCAAGATCAACACCCCGCTTGAGCAAAACAAAATGGAGTGGCTTCTGAAGGAGCTGGCAAAAACCGAGTGCCCTATGAGTTGCCCACACGGCAGGCCGGTAGTACTGCGGTATTCTCTAAGGGACATTCAAAGGGCTTTTAAAAGGATTTAA
- a CDS encoding carboxypeptidase-like regulatory domain-containing protein translates to MKYPLPRTHTLCLCLALVSWILVGFILFIACAAAQAQDASTGAIRGTVVDSGGARVPGAAVVVTSSDFGVRRELLTDQEGTFSAQLLSPGEYQVRVEAKGMAPEQLTRLQVDLGASLELWLKLRVAQASEAVTVFESPALVETKTSEISHIIDDRAIDGLPLNGRRYTDLTLLAPGVTQDPRGLTSASNGDLAYGGIRGFQSSFLVDGADNNNSFFAQARGRYRAPYQFSNEVVQEFRVSSNAYGAELGRAGGAVVNVVTKSGSNHFHGKAFYFLRDSEFGATPAFLDFKPEDRQHQFGATLGGPMVKNRVFFFAGFDQHIFHVPTIV, encoded by the coding sequence ATGAAGTACCCTCTTCCCCGGACGCATACTCTCTGCCTCTGTCTGGCGCTGGTCTCGTGGATTCTCGTCGGGTTCATCTTATTCATCGCCTGTGCAGCGGCACAGGCTCAGGACGCTTCCACCGGCGCCATTCGCGGAACTGTAGTTGACAGCGGCGGTGCGCGTGTTCCCGGCGCTGCGGTCGTGGTTACCAGCAGCGACTTTGGCGTGCGGCGGGAACTGCTCACCGACCAGGAGGGAACTTTTTCCGCACAGTTGCTCTCTCCGGGTGAATATCAGGTTCGCGTCGAAGCCAAAGGGATGGCGCCCGAGCAGCTTACGCGCTTGCAGGTGGACCTGGGCGCGAGCCTGGAGCTCTGGCTGAAGCTGCGGGTGGCGCAAGCGAGCGAGGCGGTGACTGTTTTCGAGTCCCCTGCGCTGGTCGAGACCAAAACCAGCGAAATCTCGCACATCATCGATGATCGCGCCATCGACGGCCTCCCCCTGAATGGACGCCGCTATACCGATCTGACTCTACTCGCTCCAGGGGTTACCCAGGATCCTCGTGGTCTGACCTCGGCTTCAAACGGCGATCTCGCGTATGGTGGAATTCGCGGCTTTCAATCCAGCTTTCTAGTTGACGGCGCGGACAACAACAACAGTTTTTTTGCCCAGGCTCGCGGCCGCTACCGCGCTCCTTATCAGTTCAGCAATGAAGTGGTGCAGGAATTTCGAGTATCGTCGAACGCCTACGGTGCCGAACTCGGCCGCGCTGGGGGAGCGGTAGTCAACGTAGTTACCAAGTCGGGATCTAACCATTTTCACGGCAAAGCGTTTTATTTTTTGCGCGACAGCGAATTTGGCGCCACGCCCGCGTTTCTCGACTTCAAGCCCGAGGACCGGCAGCACCAATTCGGAGCCACGCTTGGAGGGCCCATGGTGAAAAACCGTGTCTTCTTCTTCGCCGGATTCGATCAGCACATCTTTCACGTGCCAACGATCGT
- the aspS gene encoding aspartate--tRNA ligase → MCGELRVSNAGSRAVLMGWVNRRRDLGNIIFIDVRDRTGVTQVVFDASAGTALHEKAELLRSEYVVAVTGTVRKREPQTVNKNIPTGEVELVAEELLILNESKNPPFLPGETVPNEEMRLTYRYIDLRRDKMQYNIELRHKVALAIRQYLSSQGFFEIETPFMTRSTPEGARDYLVPSRVHPGAFYALPQSPQLFKQILMISGFDKYFQIVRCFRDEDLRADRQPEFTQIDLEMSYPQQDRVFEIVEGFLAAAFKVAGVQVKTPFPRMTYDQAMRQYGSDKPDLRFPPMVDVRQAFAPENLETLKIDSQLPVMAIRIPKVGELSRKERDDIKTLFASRNAAKLFEDFKRLEKSFPEAASRIGQASGAVEGDLLVLVSGGSTPSTHPSEGGVKPEVKQHDVAVYTAAGGLRIDLAKKYADRHGLLGGARNDAASYKFLWVTDFPMFEWDDEGKRWAAAHHPFTSPHEADMDKLESDPGAVRANAYDVVLNGTELGSGSIRIHRQDIQRRIFRALGMTEEEAKSRFGFFLEALEYGTPPHGGIALGLDRIVMILAGAESLREVIPFPKTAQAKDLMVDAPTPVSEAQLRELNIAIRKS, encoded by the coding sequence ATGTGCGGCGAACTGCGGGTTAGTAACGCGGGCAGCCGCGCGGTGCTGATGGGCTGGGTGAACCGGCGTCGCGATCTGGGCAACATCATCTTTATTGATGTCCGCGACCGCACCGGGGTCACGCAGGTGGTGTTCGACGCTTCTGCAGGCACCGCGCTTCACGAGAAGGCAGAGCTTTTGCGGTCAGAGTACGTGGTTGCAGTCACTGGTACCGTGCGCAAGCGCGAACCGCAGACCGTGAATAAGAACATTCCCACCGGTGAGGTCGAGCTCGTTGCGGAAGAGCTGCTCATCCTGAACGAATCGAAGAATCCCCCATTCCTTCCCGGCGAGACCGTCCCCAACGAAGAGATGCGGCTCACCTATCGCTACATCGATCTCCGTCGCGACAAAATGCAATACAACATCGAGCTGCGTCACAAGGTGGCGCTCGCGATTCGGCAATATCTTTCCAGCCAGGGCTTTTTCGAGATCGAAACGCCGTTCATGACGCGCTCCACTCCCGAGGGCGCACGCGATTATCTGGTCCCCAGCCGCGTGCACCCGGGCGCGTTCTATGCCCTGCCGCAGTCCCCGCAATTGTTCAAGCAGATCCTGATGATCTCGGGGTTCGACAAATATTTCCAGATCGTGCGCTGCTTCCGCGACGAGGATTTGCGCGCCGACCGCCAGCCGGAGTTCACGCAAATCGATCTGGAGATGAGCTACCCGCAACAGGATCGCGTTTTCGAAATCGTGGAGGGATTTCTGGCGGCGGCGTTCAAAGTGGCAGGCGTGCAGGTGAAGACGCCATTTCCGCGGATGACTTATGACCAGGCCATGCGGCAATACGGCTCCGACAAGCCGGATTTGCGATTTCCGCCGATGGTAGACGTACGCCAGGCGTTCGCACCCGAAAATCTCGAAACGTTGAAGATCGATTCGCAATTGCCGGTGATGGCGATTCGCATCCCCAAAGTCGGCGAGCTTTCGCGCAAGGAGCGCGACGACATCAAGACGCTCTTCGCATCCCGCAATGCGGCCAAGTTGTTCGAGGATTTCAAGCGCCTGGAAAAATCGTTTCCCGAGGCGGCGTCCCGAATTGGGCAAGCAAGCGGCGCCGTGGAAGGGGACCTGCTCGTGCTGGTCTCCGGCGGCTCAACCCCCAGCACGCATCCCTCGGAAGGCGGAGTCAAGCCCGAGGTCAAACAGCACGACGTCGCCGTGTACACCGCGGCCGGCGGATTACGCATCGATTTGGCAAAAAAATACGCGGACCGGCATGGTTTGCTCGGTGGCGCACGCAACGATGCTGCCTCTTACAAATTCCTCTGGGTTACTGACTTCCCCATGTTCGAGTGGGATGACGAGGGCAAGCGCTGGGCGGCGGCACATCATCCGTTCACATCGCCGCATGAAGCGGACATGGACAAGCTGGAGTCTGATCCCGGCGCCGTGCGCGCCAACGCTTACGACGTGGTGCTGAACGGAACCGAACTGGGGTCGGGCTCGATCCGCATCCATCGTCAGGACATTCAACGCAGGATTTTTCGCGCTCTGGGCATGACGGAAGAGGAGGCGAAATCGCGCTTCGGATTTTTCCTGGAGGCGTTGGAGTACGGCACTCCGCCACACGGAGGCATCGCACTAGGACTGGATCGAATCGTCATGATTCTCGCAGGCGCGGAGAGCTTGCGCGAAGTCATTCCTTTCCCCAAGACGGCGCAGGCGAAGGACCTGATGGTGGATGCGCCCACACCGGTGAGCGAAGCGCAATTGAGAGAACTGAATATTGCGATCCGGAAAAGCTAG